In Leptospira stimsonii, one genomic interval encodes:
- a CDS encoding LIC10920 family plasminogen-binding lipoprotein, which translates to MKRSYTILLFSVLSSTLFFFDCEHKDQNNVDLRVLAATGEIIFINGEVDSDKISSCGVAVPGTTSTGTTGTTTGNTSTTTSGSTSTRYTITSQLIMKTTGESLVLRFQFDSSQYQGSVDPQQGFSYSGGAFARTVTGNVGKVEWGASGIPVYPSSNGGAQQQTLQYMDIDLSLTGKLLASSTTTGILNQCYTSDNVNCTSITTTQQCFTQDNQTCVSTASAAGASVTITGHISCSAPNVIPSGSATTQ; encoded by the coding sequence ATGAAACGTTCTTATACCATTCTTCTTTTTTCCGTCCTGAGTTCTACGCTGTTCTTTTTCGATTGTGAACACAAAGATCAGAACAACGTTGATCTCAGGGTTTTGGCCGCAACCGGAGAAATCATTTTTATCAATGGAGAAGTAGATTCCGATAAGATTTCATCTTGCGGCGTTGCGGTTCCCGGAACTACCTCCACCGGAACAACGGGAACGACAACGGGCAATACCTCAACTACGACTTCCGGTTCCACAAGCACGCGTTATACGATTACGAGCCAATTAATCATGAAAACCACAGGGGAATCTTTGGTCCTTCGATTTCAATTCGATTCTTCTCAGTATCAAGGTTCCGTGGATCCGCAACAAGGCTTTAGTTATTCTGGTGGCGCCTTCGCAAGAACCGTTACCGGTAACGTAGGAAAGGTAGAATGGGGAGCGTCCGGAATTCCGGTGTATCCAAGTAGTAACGGGGGCGCTCAACAACAAACGCTTCAATATATGGATATCGATCTTTCCTTGACTGGAAAATTACTCGCGAGTTCGACTACGACGGGAATCCTGAATCAGTGTTACACATCCGATAACGTAAACTGTACTTCGATCACGACCACACAGCAGTGTTTTACACAAGACAACCAGACCTGCGTCTCAACCGCTTCCGCCGCAGGAGCCTCTGTGACAATCACCGGACATATTTCCTGTAGCGCTCCGAACGTGATTCCGAGCGGAAGCGCAACAACTCAGTAA
- a CDS encoding lipase secretion chaperone, whose amino-acid sequence MKSLQERLTFPAVIALISVILIALIWFVFFSGGVGSKNGSADSETEFTLQRSESGEWILNQAVVDTSRRIFDENGKWLSFDELMQYAATGEVNLVSELWALRRQCPENTGFEQCNEIIRAFIADHYSGKDADYLMKLFSGYLRYETTMREFELPDKLSRAEKYELVKKKRREIFSDNDAKLIFGLEEAEETYRDSLSGFLKETESLNGDKRLERYEEYRKNVYGQYYNTVKTREPKYNTYETEMFLRDKELERMNLSDRNGKTRAIREKYFGKDGADRMDAVYKEIEEREKKEKQTHSEESDWLQKNSNVKGEAREKALMEIRIKNLGKEEAEEYSRRLKYEEEIKKNQN is encoded by the coding sequence ATGAAATCTCTCCAGGAAAGACTTACATTCCCAGCGGTCATCGCATTGATCTCCGTGATTCTCATCGCATTGATTTGGTTCGTTTTTTTTAGCGGAGGAGTCGGTTCGAAGAACGGCTCCGCGGATTCCGAAACCGAATTTACTCTTCAAAGATCCGAATCGGGAGAATGGATCCTGAACCAAGCGGTGGTCGATACTTCCAGAAGAATTTTTGACGAGAACGGAAAATGGCTGAGCTTCGACGAGCTGATGCAATACGCGGCGACCGGCGAAGTCAATCTTGTATCGGAACTCTGGGCGCTTCGGAGACAATGTCCCGAGAATACGGGCTTCGAACAGTGTAACGAAATCATCCGCGCATTCATCGCAGATCACTACTCCGGTAAGGACGCCGATTATCTGATGAAACTTTTTTCGGGTTACTTGAGATACGAAACCACGATGAGAGAATTCGAACTCCCCGATAAACTCAGCCGTGCGGAAAAATACGAACTCGTTAAAAAGAAAAGAAGGGAAATTTTCTCGGATAACGACGCTAAGCTGATCTTCGGGTTGGAAGAGGCGGAGGAAACGTATAGGGATTCTTTGAGCGGATTTTTAAAAGAAACCGAATCTTTGAACGGCGATAAAAGATTGGAACGATATGAAGAATATCGAAAAAACGTCTACGGTCAGTATTACAATACGGTAAAGACTCGGGAGCCGAAATACAATACCTATGAAACCGAAATGTTCTTACGCGATAAAGAATTGGAAAGAATGAATTTATCCGATCGAAACGGAAAAACGAGGGCGATTCGCGAAAAGTATTTCGGAAAAGACGGAGCCGATCGTATGGACGCGGTTTATAAAGAAATCGAAGAAAGAGAGAAAAAGGAAAAACAAACTCATTCGGAGGAATCCGACTGGCTCCAGAAGAATTCAAACGTAAAAGGGGAAGCGAGAGAAAAAGCCCTCATGGAAATTCGTATTAAGAACCTCGGAAAAGAAGAAGCGGAAGAATATTCAAGAAGACTTAAATACGAAGAGGAAATAAAGAAAAATCAAAATTGA
- a CDS encoding apolipoprotein N-acyltransferase, with amino-acid sequence MFYRFVPLDSFRYRLLLCFGVGFGVLFGLSPFSFLSAGIVASVSTLSLFLSLNRGSLWKAFLWLLLLSQILNFTTFLWIPGSVSRISGTGPFVSFVFFLFYGLISHIKFVPFYIIFRFSNIQNTSKPWNLILFPAAGTLADLITFQIFPWYWGNLVSGSIVFEQFASLLGVYGLSFLLLFIASALSFSIAHFRNRKSKEFKILLISFIAIFIVYGYGLYKIGFVSDSLVPGETKVLSVVMIQPDTSPGTKDLQNDEIFLASTMSKILSLALQGSMSAEKPPSLIILPESAIPFHGTIPSKENQDEHIYSSTMEGVILYLSKHTGADVLFNELNLEDGKLRNQISLFKNLDGITERYNKRRLLAFGEYLPWESKFPFLRKTFQETSRYVPGDSPKLLTGTIKKNSRQVSPPDRHDLEQLKTPERMKVEFSSPELQTEKIKNLEYSYSILPLLCYEAMFTDLVLDYFDSKERPDLLINLTNDSWFDSELEANQHSGTVRLRAIETGIPMIRSTVSGITDVWDARGISLITPVGFHETAIRTFSIQLNPSAATFYTKIGNSFLWIVCSLIIFLRLTITFRSGRKV; translated from the coding sequence ATGTTTTATCGATTCGTTCCCTTAGACTCGTTTCGCTACCGACTTCTACTTTGTTTTGGAGTCGGTTTCGGCGTCCTTTTTGGACTTTCCCCCTTTTCCTTTCTCAGCGCAGGAATCGTTGCTTCGGTTTCGACTTTATCCTTGTTTCTTTCTCTCAATCGAGGATCCTTATGGAAGGCATTTCTTTGGCTTTTACTCCTTTCCCAAATTCTAAACTTCACAACTTTCTTATGGATTCCCGGATCGGTTTCTAGGATCTCGGGAACCGGTCCCTTCGTTTCGTTTGTATTCTTCCTTTTTTACGGGTTGATTTCGCATATCAAATTCGTTCCTTTTTATATTATTTTCCGTTTTTCGAATATTCAAAATACTTCAAAACCCTGGAATTTGATTTTGTTTCCGGCCGCAGGAACATTGGCTGATCTGATCACCTTTCAGATATTTCCTTGGTATTGGGGGAATTTGGTTTCCGGTTCGATCGTTTTCGAGCAGTTCGCTTCCCTCCTGGGCGTCTACGGTTTGAGTTTTCTTTTACTTTTTATCGCATCGGCTCTTTCGTTTTCGATCGCACATTTCAGGAATCGAAAATCGAAAGAGTTTAAAATTCTTCTGATTTCCTTCATCGCTATATTTATCGTTTACGGTTACGGTTTGTATAAAATCGGATTTGTTTCCGATTCATTGGTCCCCGGAGAAACAAAAGTTCTTTCGGTCGTTATGATCCAACCGGATACTTCTCCCGGAACAAAGGATCTTCAAAATGACGAAATTTTTCTTGCAAGTACGATGAGTAAAATTCTATCGCTTGCGCTCCAAGGAAGTATGTCTGCGGAAAAACCTCCTTCGCTTATCATTCTTCCGGAATCCGCCATTCCGTTTCACGGAACGATTCCTTCCAAAGAGAATCAGGATGAACACATCTATTCCTCCACGATGGAAGGCGTGATCTTATATTTATCAAAACATACCGGTGCGGACGTTCTTTTCAACGAATTGAATCTGGAAGATGGAAAACTGAGAAATCAAATCTCCCTATTTAAAAACTTGGATGGGATCACCGAACGTTATAATAAAAGAAGACTCTTGGCTTTCGGAGAATATCTTCCTTGGGAATCCAAGTTCCCATTCTTACGAAAAACGTTCCAAGAAACATCTCGTTACGTTCCGGGAGATTCTCCCAAACTTCTGACAGGAACGATTAAAAAAAACAGCCGGCAAGTTTCACCTCCTGACAGACACGACCTCGAACAGCTTAAAACTCCGGAAAGGATGAAAGTAGAATTCTCCTCTCCCGAACTACAAACGGAGAAAATTAAGAATTTAGAATATTCTTATTCCATTCTTCCTCTTTTGTGTTACGAAGCTATGTTTACCGATCTCGTTCTCGATTACTTCGATTCGAAAGAACGTCCCGACCTACTGATCAATCTTACCAACGATTCTTGGTTTGATTCGGAATTGGAGGCAAATCAACACTCCGGAACCGTTCGTCTCAGGGCGATCGAAACAGGCATTCCAATGATTCGCTCCACCGTCTCCGGAATTACGGACGTTTGGGATGCGAGAGGAATTTCGCTGATTACTCCGGTCGGCTTTCACGAAACCGCGATCCGCACCTTTTCGATTCAACTCAATCCTTCCGCGGCGACCTTCTATACAAAAATAGGTAATTCCTTTCTATGGATCGTATGTTCGCTTATCATTTTCCTTCGTTTAACGATCACGTTCCGAAGCGGTAGGAAAGTTTGA
- a CDS encoding ribonuclease H-like domain-containing protein yields the protein MLEHTFCHLPGIDSVEERQLWEKGILNWNDLKDFLRTESVPIKNLILDALEFSKKELERENFFYFFHVLSAKHHWRLFPAVRQKLLYLDIETTGLASEDRTTMIGTYDGNKYKAYTRGFNLDFFLDNVSPDRIFVSYNGIAFDVPFLEREFNVRFRNNHIDIMFFLRSLGIKGGLKGCEKALGINRPEEAAINGADAVRLWRQYVEYDDTDALRILESYNREDTVNLEILFIKGYNLKIKETPFYGEIIREPGDLRF from the coding sequence ATGCTCGAGCATACGTTTTGTCATTTACCGGGTATCGATTCGGTCGAAGAAAGACAACTCTGGGAAAAAGGAATTCTCAACTGGAATGATCTAAAGGATTTTTTAAGAACGGAGTCCGTTCCTATCAAGAACCTCATCTTAGACGCATTAGAGTTTTCTAAAAAAGAATTGGAACGAGAGAACTTTTTCTACTTCTTCCATGTTCTTTCCGCGAAACATCACTGGAGACTGTTTCCGGCCGTTCGTCAAAAGCTTCTCTACTTAGATATCGAAACGACAGGCCTGGCAAGCGAAGACAGAACTACGATGATCGGTACGTATGACGGCAACAAATACAAAGCGTACACGCGGGGATTCAATCTGGATTTTTTTTTGGACAACGTAAGTCCGGATCGAATTTTTGTTTCGTACAACGGAATCGCATTCGACGTTCCGTTTCTCGAAAGGGAATTCAACGTTCGTTTTCGGAATAATCACATTGATATTATGTTTTTCTTACGTTCCCTCGGGATCAAGGGCGGACTCAAAGGTTGCGAAAAAGCGCTCGGGATCAATAGGCCGGAGGAAGCCGCAATCAACGGGGCCGATGCGGTTCGATTGTGGAGACAATACGTCGAATACGACGATACGGATGCTCTGAGAATTTTGGAAAGTTATAACCGAGAAGACACGGTCAATCTTGAAATCTTGTTCATCAAAGGATACAATCTAAAAATAAAAGAGACTCCGTTCTACGGGGAAATCATTCGAGAACCGGGAGATCTCAGATTTTAG
- a CDS encoding LBF_2804 family protein — MNSRPMEKRSRAVEYKPGILELWGVRVLRNLALRDKRSPGNWTRQEFGAGSRKIIGWTVFWSLQTGFWTTFFIILVEKLFPDSPELWSPVFLEKWFWTGLALLSGTILEFYLLYRIGLSSVYKMTRLAGLDLEEDPDLITGVSSLLSRLALEIPDPDLRLLGIDPYRLTNKHSLFITTLLYKAKVFLSNLVAKIVIRKILARNSFRIYADFVAAPITAIWDAIVLYVILKELRTRLLTRILSKELVGEILSKRNSLSREAKIACMSAVGNSVVFTQRFHPNLEYILIKLHKAFQIEDYHFRLDEWESLEKLLKDLNEEEKELCLKILSITCCFDGKISSFERKHLPLVFGEKSKERLEWVESLAKSIGRGDLEEARELSQLNFSVLR; from the coding sequence ATGAACTCCCGGCCCATGGAAAAAAGGTCTCGAGCCGTAGAATACAAACCGGGAATCCTCGAACTCTGGGGAGTCCGAGTTTTGCGAAATCTCGCTCTAAGAGACAAAAGATCTCCCGGAAATTGGACGCGTCAAGAATTCGGAGCCGGATCCAGAAAGATCATTGGATGGACCGTCTTTTGGTCCTTACAAACCGGTTTCTGGACTACGTTCTTTATTATCCTTGTGGAAAAATTATTTCCGGATTCGCCGGAGCTTTGGTCCCCCGTGTTTTTAGAAAAATGGTTCTGGACTGGCCTTGCTCTTTTATCTGGAACGATCTTGGAATTTTATCTTCTTTATAGAATCGGTCTTTCTTCCGTCTACAAGATGACTCGTCTTGCGGGACTGGATTTGGAGGAGGATCCCGATCTCATCACCGGTGTTAGCAGTCTTCTTTCGAGATTGGCCTTGGAAATTCCAGATCCGGATCTCAGGCTCTTAGGAATCGATCCCTATCGTCTCACCAATAAACATAGTCTTTTTATCACGACACTTCTCTACAAAGCTAAAGTTTTTCTTTCGAACTTGGTCGCAAAGATCGTGATTCGGAAAATTCTCGCGAGAAACTCTTTTCGAATTTACGCCGATTTTGTAGCCGCGCCCATTACGGCGATTTGGGACGCAATCGTACTTTATGTTATTCTTAAGGAGTTGCGAACACGACTTTTGACCCGTATCTTATCCAAAGAACTCGTGGGGGAAATTCTTTCCAAACGAAATTCTTTGAGTCGTGAAGCTAAGATCGCATGTATGTCGGCGGTCGGAAACTCGGTCGTTTTTACGCAGAGATTTCATCCGAATCTAGAATACATTCTTATCAAACTTCACAAAGCCTTTCAGATTGAAGACTATCACTTTCGATTGGATGAATGGGAATCCCTTGAAAAACTTCTAAAGGATCTGAATGAGGAAGAAAAAGAGCTCTGTCTAAAAATATTGAGCATAACTTGCTGTTTTGATGGTAAAATTTCCTCCTTCGAAAGGAAACATCTTCCGCTTGTGTTCGGAGAAAAATCGAAGGAACGATTAGAATGGGTAGAATCACTTGCGAAATCGATCGGACGTGGGGACTTGGAAGAGGCGAGAGAATTGTCCCAATTGAATTTTTCAGTTCTTCGATAG
- a CDS encoding MBL fold metallo-hydrolase produces MKIHRYDSVPDVQEIGDGIFKTEIPQPFYSPNNIYILPDGEPTIIDSGYIENLGLLQRALRKIGLSLSKIKHIIYTHNHLDHMSAALTIRYYTDAKLYAMAGMAAGIDNYVEFVQVFQRAMRRLVYKGHHDNSVRAQELKRVDTGIFEFQDALNNSERVDPFLNFDVELVEGDVIAAGGREIGILYTPGHNRWHLTPYILGEKIYFTGDLVLQNISSIYAEIDGNLYDYHQSLDRLSKLPIRRLLPAHGPEPDDPQRAIKLLSKTLNLLERGVVRRLKENDQDLSTLVLEAMGEKVANSGYYNTALAIMHSLIRKLIDQGQVRIMEVDPPYEKYHWIGGE; encoded by the coding sequence ATGAAAATTCACCGATATGATTCAGTACCGGATGTTCAGGAAATCGGTGACGGAATTTTCAAAACCGAGATCCCTCAGCCGTTCTATTCGCCTAACAATATTTATATTCTTCCGGATGGAGAACCCACGATCATCGATTCCGGTTACATCGAGAACCTCGGACTCTTACAAAGGGCTCTCAGAAAAATCGGACTTTCCCTGAGTAAAATCAAACATATCATTTATACTCACAATCATTTGGATCATATGAGTGCCGCATTAACGATTCGATATTATACGGATGCGAAGTTATACGCGATGGCCGGGATGGCGGCGGGTATCGATAACTATGTCGAATTCGTTCAAGTATTCCAGAGAGCGATGAGAAGATTGGTCTACAAAGGACATCATGACAATTCCGTTCGAGCCCAGGAGCTCAAAAGGGTCGATACAGGAATATTCGAATTTCAAGATGCGCTTAACAATTCGGAAAGGGTGGATCCTTTTCTCAATTTCGACGTAGAGCTCGTGGAAGGGGACGTAATCGCGGCAGGTGGAAGAGAGATCGGAATTCTTTATACGCCGGGGCACAATCGTTGGCATCTTACTCCGTATATCCTGGGAGAAAAAATTTATTTTACCGGCGACCTCGTCTTACAAAACATCTCTTCTATTTACGCTGAAATCGACGGCAATCTTTACGACTATCATCAATCCTTGGATCGCCTTTCCAAACTACCGATCCGAAGACTTCTTCCCGCACACGGACCGGAACCGGATGATCCGCAAAGAGCGATCAAACTCCTTTCCAAAACCCTCAATCTTTTAGAAAGAGGCGTAGTTCGTCGATTGAAAGAGAATGACCAGGATCTTTCCACTCTCGTTTTAGAGGCGATGGGGGAAAAGGTCGCTAATAGCGGATACTATAACACAGCTTTGGCGATTATGCATTCGCTGATTCGAAAGTTGATCGATCAGGGGCAGGTTCGGATCATGGAAGTCGATCCTCCTTATGAAAAGTATCACTGGATCGGCGGTGAATAA
- a CDS encoding response regulator, with amino-acid sequence MKNDAILCVDDEPIILIALKQELKKQFGNEFQYETAINAKEALEVVDELVENGINVILILSDWRMPGIKGDEFLILVHQKYPKIRSILITGHIDEAAVERVMKEAGTYAVLPKPWDRKQLLDAVKVCCGKN; translated from the coding sequence ATGAAAAATGACGCTATTCTCTGTGTGGATGACGAGCCGATCATCTTGATCGCGTTGAAACAGGAATTAAAAAAACAATTCGGAAACGAGTTTCAATATGAAACGGCAATCAACGCGAAAGAAGCTCTCGAAGTTGTGGATGAGCTCGTGGAAAACGGGATCAATGTGATCCTCATACTATCCGACTGGAGAATGCCCGGAATTAAGGGAGACGAATTCTTAATTTTAGTTCATCAAAAATATCCGAAGATCCGTTCCATCTTAATCACGGGACACATCGACGAAGCGGCGGTGGAACGAGTAATGAAAGAAGCAGGAACATACGCAGTTCTTCCAAAACCCTGGGACCGGAAACAATTGTTGGACGCTGTCAAAGTTTGTTGCGGTAAAAATTAG
- a CDS encoding PAS domain-containing protein has protein sequence MQVVVQWFESVFQSIPLSLLEVWGSVGYFVGLILMISAFGGFTFRPGGKIGFGRERQSWDTQAFLSIPLTFILIFITGYLGSFIVLVPGAQTFESLKDLSVFLSIVLFGYPALIAVPFAYGLSDLIEGVPPDFLLDWLLGYFINPACFWVAYQLIGRDPDFRKIKTWFYYLLFVFVFMAVEPQLWGYICANQFTPAISYRNITPALFFTTSITWVLAPFAMLVALPLAKKYRMFWIQIPCHVREFVFNHKELLWNEISNSDEEENPILGLPIRMFMVTPFILLVMLMVGMTAYLNLKSSELAADKLAGRLHQEISENINLQLDRYLENSKNQEESRRLNGILSLLKSMNISEHGRAIVIDRSGALIASSKNVSAGDWKQGVEGDPVFVNAIQTLKKNIGNLDTLKSPVQFRFDVITAKPLSLETWLTQATPYEDNRGDKNWIVLTAIPAAYYLEGVRIGSSQSAMVFAFALTLSLLIGAFLAGIVTAPIQKILNASRAMAQGDFQQRIPESRLEELGTLAHSFNHMVEQLQESFRRTKSSEERFRDLVDTTPGIVWEADAKSFDFTFVSQQVVSMLGYSIEEWKEPGFWANHLHPEDRIWAVDFCIACTGRMEAHDFEYRFLRKDGSVVWLRDLVKVIVLDHQPRWLRGVMVDVTERKQIEENLRERNQFIESILDITPDILYIYDLEEKKNIYSNNGIEIVLGYSVEQLQSMGDQIIRTMMHPEDYDRYFTEILPRYAKASDKDLIEHQYRMKHSDGNWRWLISRELIYKRNQNGSPKQIFGIIYDITKSKQAEETILDLNANLEKKIDLRTEELRKSNFDLVEAVRNLEKTMKELQGAQDQLLLSEKLAAIGQLAAGMTHELNTPLGAIVSSNRAILEILQNEIREIPNLIFNFNEEEVRDFKILLAESLQDASQSEIIPNRSLKKELVQLFQNAAIPDHDNVANVVLDSGVYRLKERLPELLGTERRMEILTAVSSFSTVVRLSNVISIASGKASHVVEALKNYLNPGVNEEEGEIVPVDIKSEIETILTLYHTKIKYGVEVITDYRTDERCLGDGNKLNQVWINLLNNGLQAMNYQGKIEICIEKQDLWIVTSFIDSGSGIPDSVKDKIFEPFFTTKKQGEGIGLGLDICKKIIEKMGGKIEFESVPGRTKFSVWLKSAGSV, from the coding sequence ATGCAAGTTGTTGTGCAATGGTTTGAATCCGTTTTTCAATCGATTCCACTTTCTCTTCTGGAAGTCTGGGGAAGTGTCGGATACTTTGTCGGTTTGATTCTTATGATTTCCGCTTTTGGAGGTTTTACCTTTCGTCCCGGAGGAAAAATCGGATTCGGAAGAGAAAGACAATCCTGGGATACACAGGCTTTCTTAAGCATTCCTCTTACGTTCATTCTCATTTTTATAACCGGTTATCTCGGTTCTTTTATCGTTTTGGTCCCCGGAGCGCAAACCTTCGAATCTCTCAAGGATCTTTCCGTTTTTCTTTCTATCGTTTTGTTCGGATATCCCGCTTTGATCGCAGTTCCTTTCGCATACGGTCTTTCGGATCTGATCGAGGGTGTGCCACCCGACTTCTTACTCGATTGGTTATTAGGATACTTTATCAATCCTGCATGTTTTTGGGTCGCTTATCAATTGATTGGAAGGGATCCGGATTTTAGAAAAATAAAAACATGGTTTTACTATCTACTTTTTGTTTTCGTTTTTATGGCGGTGGAACCTCAGCTCTGGGGTTATATCTGTGCGAATCAATTTACTCCCGCAATTTCCTATAGAAATATCACCCCCGCTTTGTTTTTTACCACTTCGATCACTTGGGTTCTCGCACCATTTGCGATGCTCGTCGCTCTTCCGCTCGCAAAAAAATATCGAATGTTCTGGATTCAAATTCCCTGTCATGTGAGGGAGTTCGTTTTCAATCATAAGGAATTGCTTTGGAACGAGATCAGCAATTCGGACGAAGAGGAAAATCCGATTCTCGGTTTGCCAATTCGTATGTTTATGGTGACTCCGTTTATTCTTCTCGTGATGTTGATGGTGGGAATGACCGCGTATCTCAATTTAAAAAGTTCGGAGCTGGCCGCCGATAAACTCGCGGGAAGGTTGCATCAGGAAATTTCGGAGAACATCAATCTTCAATTGGATCGTTATCTTGAAAATTCGAAGAATCAAGAGGAGTCTCGCCGTTTAAATGGAATACTTTCGCTCTTAAAATCGATGAACATCTCCGAACATGGTCGGGCAATCGTCATCGATCGTTCCGGAGCTTTGATCGCTTCCTCCAAAAATGTGAGTGCGGGAGATTGGAAACAAGGAGTGGAAGGAGACCCGGTTTTTGTAAACGCCATTCAGACCTTAAAAAAGAATATCGGAAATCTCGATACGTTGAAGTCTCCCGTTCAGTTTCGTTTCGACGTCATCACCGCAAAACCACTATCGCTGGAAACATGGCTTACACAAGCCACACCCTATGAAGATAATCGAGGGGATAAGAATTGGATCGTACTCACTGCGATTCCCGCCGCTTATTATCTGGAAGGAGTTAGAATTGGTAGCAGTCAGTCCGCGATGGTCTTTGCATTTGCGCTTACACTTTCCCTTCTCATCGGTGCGTTTCTTGCGGGAATCGTCACCGCTCCGATTCAAAAAATTCTGAACGCAAGTCGAGCGATGGCGCAAGGTGATTTTCAACAAAGAATACCGGAGAGTCGCCTGGAAGAATTGGGAACCCTTGCTCATTCTTTCAATCACATGGTGGAACAGCTACAAGAGTCCTTTCGAAGAACAAAGTCGAGCGAAGAAAGATTCCGGGATCTCGTGGATACAACACCGGGAATCGTTTGGGAAGCGGATGCGAAGAGTTTTGATTTTACGTTCGTGAGTCAACAGGTCGTAAGTATGCTCGGTTATTCCATAGAAGAATGGAAAGAACCCGGATTTTGGGCCAATCACCTTCATCCTGAAGATAGAATTTGGGCCGTCGATTTTTGTATCGCTTGTACGGGAAGAATGGAAGCTCATGATTTCGAGTATCGATTCTTGAGAAAAGACGGAAGTGTTGTCTGGCTCCGCGATCTTGTCAAAGTGATCGTCCTCGATCATCAACCGCGGTGGCTTCGCGGCGTGATGGTGGACGTCACCGAACGAAAACAAATCGAGGAAAATCTCCGCGAAAGAAATCAATTCATAGAATCGATCCTGGATATTACTCCGGACATATTATACATTTATGATTTAGAGGAAAAGAAAAACATCTATAGCAACAACGGAATCGAAATCGTCCTTGGATATTCGGTGGAACAACTTCAGTCGATGGGAGATCAGATCATTCGAACCATGATGCATCCCGAAGATTACGATCGGTATTTCACCGAAATTCTTCCACGTTATGCGAAAGCGAGTGATAAGGATTTGATCGAACATCAATATCGAATGAAACACAGCGACGGAAACTGGCGGTGGTTGATTTCAAGGGAACTGATCTATAAAAGAAACCAAAACGGTTCTCCGAAGCAGATATTCGGAATCATCTATGATATCACGAAAAGTAAACAGGCGGAAGAGACGATCCTAGATCTCAACGCAAACTTGGAAAAAAAGATCGATCTCCGAACCGAAGAACTTCGCAAATCGAATTTCGATTTGGTGGAAGCCGTTCGAAATTTGGAAAAGACCATGAAGGAACTCCAAGGAGCTCAGGATCAGTTGCTTCTCTCCGAAAAGTTAGCCGCCATCGGGCAACTCGCGGCGGGAATGACTCATGAGCTCAACACACCTTTAGGAGCGATCGTTTCCTCGAATCGGGCAATCTTAGAAATTCTTCAAAACGAAATCAGGGAAATCCCCAATTTGATTTTCAATTTTAACGAAGAAGAAGTTCGGGATTTTAAAATACTCTTAGCTGAAAGTTTACAGGATGCCTCACAATCGGAAATCATTCCGAATCGAAGTTTAAAAAAGGAACTCGTTCAGTTATTTCAAAACGCCGCAATTCCGGATCACGACAACGTTGCGAACGTCGTTCTCGACTCGGGAGTTTATCGATTGAAAGAACGACTCCCCGAGCTTCTCGGAACCGAAAGAAGGATGGAGATTCTTACGGCGGTTTCTTCTTTTTCCACGGTTGTAAGATTGAGCAACGTGATTTCGATTGCGAGCGGTAAGGCATCGCACGTGGTCGAAGCCTTAAAAAATTATTTGAATCCGGGAGTGAATGAAGAAGAAGGGGAAATCGTTCCCGTCGATATAAAATCGGAAATCGAAACGATTCTTACGTTATATCATACAAAGATAAAGTATGGGGTAGAGGTAATTACCGATTATCGGACCGACGAGCGTTGTCTCGGAGACGGAAATAAACTCAATCAAGTTTGGATCAATCTCTTGAATAATGGTTTGCAGGCTATGAATTATCAGGGGAAGATTGAAATCTGTATCGAAAAACAAGATCTTTGGATCGTTACTTCGTTTATCGATTCCGGGAGCGGAATTCCGGATTCAGTAAAAGATAAGATCTTCGAACCCTTCTTCACAACGAAAAAACAAGGAGAAGGGATCGGACTCGGATTGGATATTTGTAAGAAGATAATAGAGAAGATGGGCGGAAAGATAGAGTTCGAGAGCGTTCCTGGAAGAACGAAGTTTAGCGTGTGGCTGAAATCCGCAGGCTCGGTATAA